One genomic region from Nymphaea colorata isolate Beijing-Zhang1983 chromosome 12, ASM883128v2, whole genome shotgun sequence encodes:
- the LOC116265217 gene encoding 1-aminocyclopropane-1-carboxylate oxidase homolog 1-like, which yields MSASALVTGVTPDLDLDIELKAFDETKAGVKGLLDSNISTIPRIFIDPLDDYPLLSSSRQAKDGAVVPVIDFSDVGSRRRKEMVAQVRDASEKWGVFQVVNHGIPVTTLKEMISGALKFHESPTEEKQQFYSRDLNKKVGFASTFDLYSRKRANWRDTFRCHMAPEPPSPHEFPSFLREIVPEYSKCVAELGETIAKILAEALGLPLNYFINMEWLKTQSIGMHYYPACPQPELTQGATKHTDPYFLTILLQDHIGGLQVLHGGNWVEVTPIHGALIVNIGDFLQLMTNGRFLSVQHRVLASHAGPRVSVPCFFMAGTEPVRKYGPIKELLSEGDTPRYKEVTIAEYYMYHRNKGLNGTSNLDDFKVEGLIELSRRDHLGIKQLPET from the exons ATGTCAGCCTCAGCCTTAGTCACCGGTGTGACGCCGGATCTTGACCTCGACATTGAACTCAAAGCCTTCGACGAAACGAAGGCCGGCGTAAAAGGCCTTCTTGATTCCAACATTTCGACGATTCCCCGGATCTTCATTGACCCACTGGATGATTACCCGCTCCTCTCAAGCTCCCGCCAAGCTAAGGACGGCGCGGTAGTGCCTGTGATCGACTTCTCCGATGTGGGTTCACGCCGGAGGAAAGAGATGGTAGCACAGGTGAGGGACGCCTCGGAGAAGTGGGGGGTGTTTCAGGTGGTGAACCACGGGATACCAGTGACCACACTGAAGGAGATGATCTCGGGTGCCCTCAAATTCCACGAATCTCCAACAGAAGAGAAGCAGCAGTTTTACTCTAGGGACTTGAATAAGAAGGTGGGGTTCGCAAGCACCTTTGATCTGTACAGCAGGAAGAGGGCCAATTGGAGGGATACCTTTCGCTGTCACATGGCTCCTGAGCCTCCATCACCCCATGAGTTCCCCTCTTTTCTCAG GGAAATAGTGCCAGAATATTCAAAGTGTGTTGCTGAACTGGGAGAAACAATAGCAAAGATATTGGCAGAGGCTCTTGGCCTACCCCTCAACTATTTCATTAATATGGAATGGTTGAAGACACAGTCAATAGGAATGCACTACTACCCTGCATGCCCACAGCCTGAATTAACACAGGGAGCAACCAAGCATACTGACCCATACTTCCTCACCATCCTTCTCCAAGACCACATTGGTGGGCTTCAAGTTCTTCATGGAGGCAACTGGGTTGAAGTTACCCCCATTCATGGTGCTCTGATAGTGAACATTGGTGATTTCCTCCAG CTGATGACAAACGGCAGATTCCTAAGCGTGCAGCACAGGGTATTGGCAAGCCACGCAGGGCCAAGGGTGTCGGTGCCTTGCTTCTTCATGGCTGGGACAGAACCCGTGAGAAAGTATGGCCCTATTAAGGAGCTTTTATCGGAGGGCGACACACCTAGATACAAGGAAGTGACGATTGCTGAATATTACATGTACCATAGAAACAAGGGACTCAATGGAACCTCCAATCTGGATGATTTCAAGGTTGAAGGTCTTATTGAGTTGTCTCGGCGTGATCACCTGGGTATTAAACAGCTACCAGAAACATGA
- the LOC116265933 gene encoding 1-aminocyclopropane-1-carboxylate oxidase homolog 1-like produces the protein MSFPSVVPSRNIPSDLEIEEAIKAFDESKAGVKGLVDSRIATVPSIFIEPPESNRRHNRSECTDPDQSYEHVVPVIDLSGPREDIVVQICEASEKWGVFQAVNHGVPLTILDEMLLEVAKFHESPAEEKQQFYTRDLKKKVGLASTFDLYTRKRANWRDTVHCDMAPDPPSPEELPMPWREILPEYSKRTAELGGSLMELLAEALGLPSNVLIDMECMKAQTLALHYYPPCPQPELTVGATKHSDPSFITILLQDHIGGLQVLHQDHWIDVVPFHGALVVNVGDLLQLVSNDKFLSVEHRVLASRMGPRVSVACFLKAALEPGTNKFGPIKDLLSDDNPAKYMEVSMIDYTSQYNTKGLDGVSALNRLKLR, from the exons ATGTCTTTCCCAAGTGTAGTGCCGTCTCGGAACATCCCATCCGATCTCGAAATCGAAGAAGCGATCAAAGCCTTCGATGAGTCGAAGGCTGGAGTAAAAGGCCTCGTCGATTCGCGAATCGCGACGGTGCCGTCCATATTCATCGAGCCGCCGGAGAGCAATCGGCGCCACAACCGGTCGGAATGCACTGATCCGGACCAAAGCTACGAGCATGTAGTACCTGTTATCGATCTCTCCGGTCCACGGGAGGATATCGTCGTGCAGATCTGCGAGGCGTCGGAGAAGTGGGGAGTGTTTCAGGCGGTAAACCATGGCGTCCCTCTGACGATATTGGATGAGATGTTACTGGAAGTAGCCAAGTTCCATGAATCGCCTGCGGAAGAGAAGCAGCAGTTTTACACCCGGGacttgaagaagaaggtggGGTTGGCGAGCACTTTTGACCTTTACACCAGGAAGAGGGCCAACTGGAGGGACACTGTCCATTGTGACATGGCTCCCGACCCCCCTTCACCCGAGGAACTCCCAATGCCTTGGAG GGAAATATTACCAGAGTATTCTAAGCGCACTGCAGAACTTGGAGGGTCTCTGATGGAGTTACTAGCAGAAGCCCTTGGTTTACCCTCCAATGTCCTCATTGATATGGAATGCATGAAGGCACAGACACTTGCACTGCACTATTATCCTCCATGCCCACAACCTGAGCTAACTGTGGGAGCAACCAAACATTCAGACCCAagcttcatcactatcctcctGCAAGACCACATTGGTGGGCTCCAAGTTCTTCATCAGGACCATTGGATTGATGTTGTGCCCTTCCATGGTGCTCTGGTTGTGAACGTGGGTGATCTTCTGCAG CTTGTCTCAAATGACAAATTCCTAAGTGTTGAGCACAGAGTGCTGGCAAGTCGAATGGGGCCAAGAGTGTCGGTAGCTTGCTTCTTAAAGGCTGCACTTGAACCAGGGACGAATAAGTTTGGCCCCATCAAGGATCTCTTATCTGATGATAACCCAGCCAAGTATATGGAAGTATCGATGATCGACTATACTTCTCAGTACAATACCAAGGGACTTGATGGAGTCTCTGCTCTCAATCGTCTCAAGCTCAGGTAA